One stretch of Sander lucioperca isolate FBNREF2018 chromosome 13, SLUC_FBN_1.2, whole genome shotgun sequence DNA includes these proteins:
- the hnrnpl gene encoding heterogeneous nuclear ribonucleoprotein L isoform X4, whose translation MAAAAGRYFGEGGRATKRQKTEEGGMTTEGYDDPHKPLPSPVVHIRGLVDGIMEADLVEALQEFGAVSFVVMMPKKRQALVEYEDMIGSCNAVTYAAENQVYIAGHPAFINYSTSQKISRPGDSDDTRTVNNVLLLTIINPIYPITTDVLYTVCNNCGPVQRIVIFRKNGVQAMVEFDSVQSAQRAKASLNGADIYSGCCTLKIEYAKPARLNVFKNDQDTWDYTNPNLSGQDPNANPNKRQRQPALLGDHPPDYGGPQGGYHGYNEDSYGPPPPHRIGPGMGGRGRGSQRYGPSYGPPPPEYGPHADSPVLMVYGLEPSKVNADKVFNIFCLYGNVERIKFMKSKPGAAMVEMGDCYSVDRAITHLNNNFLFGQKLNVCVSKQQAIVPGQCYQLEDNTSSFKDFHGSRNNRFTSPEQAAKNRIQHPSNVLHFFNAQPDISVEIFNQVCEELEIKSPTSVKLFTGKSERSSSGLLEWESINDAMEALALINHFQMKNPSGPYPYTLKLCFSTTHNAN comes from the exons ATGGCTGCTGCTGCGGGCCGATACTTCGGAGAAGGCGGCAGAGCAACGAAAAGGCAGAAAACCGAGGAGGGAGGAATGACAACG GAGGGCTACGATGACCCTCATAAACCGCTCCCCTCTCCGGTGGTGCACATCAGGGGCTTGGTGGACGGTATCATGGAGGCTGACCTGGTGGAGGCCCTGCAGGAGTTTGGGGCCGTCAG ttttGTGGTTATGATGCCCAAGAAGCGCCAGGCCCTGGTGGAGTATGAGGACATGATTGGCTCCTGCAATGCTGTTACATATGCAGCAGAGAACCAGGTTTACATTGCAGGCCACCCTGCCTTCATCAATTACTCCACTAGCCAAAAGATCTCCCGGCCCGGAGACTCGGACGACACCCGGACTGTCAACAATGTGCTGCTGCTGACGATCATAAACCCCATCTATCCTATCACCACG GATGTGCTCTACACCGTTTGTAACAACTGTGGTCCTGTACAGAGGATCGTCATCTTCAGAAAAAATGGTGTTCAGGCCATGGTGGA ATTTGATTCGGTCCAAAGTGCTCAAAGGGCCAAAGCCTCTCTGAATGGGGCAGACATCTATTCTGGCTGCTGCACTCTAAAGATTGAGTATGCCAAG CCAGCACGCCTTAATGTCTTCAAGAACGATCAGGACACGTGGGACTATACAAATCCCAACCTCAGTGGCCAAG ATCCCAATGCCAATCCCAACAAACGCCAGAGGCAGCCTGCTCTTCTGGGAGACCACCCACCTGATTATG GTGGCCCTCAGGGAGGTTATCATGGCTACAATGAGGACAGCTATggtccccctcctccccaccgCATCGGACCAGGTATGGGTGGGCGTGGCCGTGGTAGTCAGCGCTATGGCCCAAGTTATGGACCACCACCCCCTGAGTATGGTCCTCACGCTGACTCCCCAGTTCTTATGGTTTATGGCCTAGAGCCCTCTAAGGTCAACGCCGACAAGGTCTTCAACATCTTCTGCCTCTATGGAAATGTAGAGAGG ATTAAGTTCATGAAGAGTAAGCCTGGAGCAGCAATGGTGGAGATGGGAGACTGTTACTCTGTGGACAGGGCCATCACTCACCTCAACAACAACTTCCTTTTTGGCCAGAAACTCAATGTTTG TGTGTCCAAGCAGCAGGCCATTGTGCCAGGACAGTGCTACCAGTTAGAGGACAACACCAGCAGCTTCAAAGATTTCCATGGATCCCGCAACAACCGCTTCACCTCCCCAGAGCAGGCGGCAAAGAACCGAATCCAGCACCCCAGCAACGTCCTGCACTTCTTTAACGCACAGCCCGACATCTCTGTAGAGATCTTCAACCAG GTCTGCGAAGAACTGGAAATTAAGAGCCCCACAAGTGTGAAACTTTTCACTGGAAAGA GTGAGCGAAGTTCATCTGGCCTTCTGGAGTGGGAATCCATCAATGATGCCATGGAAGCCCTAGCACTGATCAACCATTTCCAGATGAAAAACCCTA
- the hnrnpl gene encoding heterogeneous nuclear ribonucleoprotein L isoform X3, giving the protein MAAAAGRYFGEGGRATKRQKTEEGGMTTEGYDDPHKPLPSPVVHIRGLVDGIMEADLVEALQEFGAVSFVVMMPKKRQALVEYEDMIGSCNAVTYAAENQVYIAGHPAFINYSTSQKISRPGDSDDTRTVNNVLLLTIINPIYPITTDVLYTVCNNCGPVQRIVIFRKNGVQAMVEFDSVQSAQRAKASLNGADIYSGCCTLKIEYAKPARLNVFKNDQDTWDYTNPNLSGQDADGEGNWNNSQDPNANPNKRQRQPALLGDHPPDYGGPQGGYHGYNEDSYGPPPPHRIGPGMGGRGRGSQRYGPSYGPPPPEYGPHADSPVLMVYGLEPSKVNADKVFNIFCLYGNVERIKFMKSKPGAAMVEMGDCYSVDRAITHLNNNFLFGQKLNVCVSKQQAIVPGQCYQLEDNTSSFKDFHGSRNNRFTSPEQAAKNRIQHPSNVLHFFNAQPDISVEIFNQVCEELEIKSPTSVKLFTGKSERSSSGLLEWESINDAMEALALINHFQMKNPSGPYPYTLKLCFSTTHNAN; this is encoded by the exons ATGGCTGCTGCTGCGGGCCGATACTTCGGAGAAGGCGGCAGAGCAACGAAAAGGCAGAAAACCGAGGAGGGAGGAATGACAACG GAGGGCTACGATGACCCTCATAAACCGCTCCCCTCTCCGGTGGTGCACATCAGGGGCTTGGTGGACGGTATCATGGAGGCTGACCTGGTGGAGGCCCTGCAGGAGTTTGGGGCCGTCAG ttttGTGGTTATGATGCCCAAGAAGCGCCAGGCCCTGGTGGAGTATGAGGACATGATTGGCTCCTGCAATGCTGTTACATATGCAGCAGAGAACCAGGTTTACATTGCAGGCCACCCTGCCTTCATCAATTACTCCACTAGCCAAAAGATCTCCCGGCCCGGAGACTCGGACGACACCCGGACTGTCAACAATGTGCTGCTGCTGACGATCATAAACCCCATCTATCCTATCACCACG GATGTGCTCTACACCGTTTGTAACAACTGTGGTCCTGTACAGAGGATCGTCATCTTCAGAAAAAATGGTGTTCAGGCCATGGTGGA ATTTGATTCGGTCCAAAGTGCTCAAAGGGCCAAAGCCTCTCTGAATGGGGCAGACATCTATTCTGGCTGCTGCACTCTAAAGATTGAGTATGCCAAG CCAGCACGCCTTAATGTCTTCAAGAACGATCAGGACACGTGGGACTATACAAATCCCAACCTCAGTGGCCAAG ATGCTGATGGTGAAGGCAATTGGAACAATtcacaag ATCCCAATGCCAATCCCAACAAACGCCAGAGGCAGCCTGCTCTTCTGGGAGACCACCCACCTGATTATG GTGGCCCTCAGGGAGGTTATCATGGCTACAATGAGGACAGCTATggtccccctcctccccaccgCATCGGACCAGGTATGGGTGGGCGTGGCCGTGGTAGTCAGCGCTATGGCCCAAGTTATGGACCACCACCCCCTGAGTATGGTCCTCACGCTGACTCCCCAGTTCTTATGGTTTATGGCCTAGAGCCCTCTAAGGTCAACGCCGACAAGGTCTTCAACATCTTCTGCCTCTATGGAAATGTAGAGAGG ATTAAGTTCATGAAGAGTAAGCCTGGAGCAGCAATGGTGGAGATGGGAGACTGTTACTCTGTGGACAGGGCCATCACTCACCTCAACAACAACTTCCTTTTTGGCCAGAAACTCAATGTTTG TGTGTCCAAGCAGCAGGCCATTGTGCCAGGACAGTGCTACCAGTTAGAGGACAACACCAGCAGCTTCAAAGATTTCCATGGATCCCGCAACAACCGCTTCACCTCCCCAGAGCAGGCGGCAAAGAACCGAATCCAGCACCCCAGCAACGTCCTGCACTTCTTTAACGCACAGCCCGACATCTCTGTAGAGATCTTCAACCAG GTCTGCGAAGAACTGGAAATTAAGAGCCCCACAAGTGTGAAACTTTTCACTGGAAAGA GTGAGCGAAGTTCATCTGGCCTTCTGGAGTGGGAATCCATCAATGATGCCATGGAAGCCCTAGCACTGATCAACCATTTCCAGATGAAAAACCCTA